One window of the Granulicella arctica genome contains the following:
- a CDS encoding FtsX-like permease family protein has translation MRFEFFIAARYLRAKRRQAIVGVITTISVIGVAAGVASLIIALAITNGMRRDLQERLVGSTAHVDLMRVAGDGIRDWQPLLQRLRSLPHVTAAAPGLYGQVLISRGARSGGGLIKGIVPKDERTIGNLLQAVNDGSSEELSAPLSSDPAGQQALPPIVVGKNLAETLGAKVGDTVLVTSPQGELTPLGLVPRYQRFRLVGIFSSGFYQYDSSYAFLRLTDAQRLFSEPDLISVISFKVDDLYHADTIGRAIEAAAGKGFQTTNWMEQNRELFRALKLEQVVTFIVLALIVCVAALNILIALTMMVMEKTRDIAVLMSFGVRAEQVRRIFLLQGLLISVIGTVLGLIVGYGLSWAGGHYQFIKLDAAVYSIDYLPFAPRVVDALIVAGVSLGVSLIATLYPSASAARVLPAEALRYE, from the coding sequence ATGCGGTTTGAGTTCTTCATAGCGGCGCGGTATCTCCGGGCAAAGCGGCGGCAGGCAATCGTGGGCGTGATCACAACCATCTCTGTGATCGGCGTTGCGGCCGGCGTAGCTTCGCTGATCATCGCGCTGGCGATCACGAACGGGATGCGACGAGACCTTCAGGAGCGATTGGTTGGCTCGACCGCGCATGTAGACCTGATGCGTGTAGCCGGGGACGGCATTCGTGATTGGCAGCCTCTGCTGCAACGCCTGCGAAGCCTGCCGCATGTGACGGCGGCCGCTCCTGGGCTATATGGACAGGTACTGATCTCGCGTGGAGCACGGAGCGGCGGCGGCCTGATTAAAGGGATCGTCCCCAAAGATGAACGGACGATCGGGAATCTCTTGCAGGCCGTAAACGATGGATCATCCGAAGAACTGTCGGCTCCCCTTTCAAGTGATCCTGCCGGTCAGCAGGCGTTGCCGCCGATCGTTGTCGGCAAGAATCTCGCAGAGACACTGGGTGCGAAGGTTGGTGATACCGTGCTCGTGACAAGTCCGCAGGGAGAGTTGACGCCGCTCGGCCTGGTGCCGCGCTATCAGCGTTTTCGGCTTGTGGGGATCTTCAGTTCGGGTTTTTACCAGTACGACTCCAGCTACGCATTTCTGCGACTGACGGACGCCCAGCGACTCTTCTCGGAACCAGACCTGATCTCCGTCATCAGCTTCAAGGTCGATGATCTTTACCACGCAGACACGATTGGTCGCGCGATCGAAGCAGCCGCCGGCAAGGGCTTTCAGACCACAAATTGGATGGAGCAGAATCGCGAGTTGTTCCGGGCATTGAAGCTTGAACAGGTGGTAACGTTCATCGTGCTTGCGCTGATCGTGTGTGTGGCCGCGCTCAATATCCTTATCGCGCTCACGATGATGGTAATGGAAAAGACACGCGACATTGCGGTGCTGATGAGCTTCGGTGTACGAGCCGAACAGGTGCGGAGAATCTTCCTCTTGCAGGGTTTGCTCATTTCGGTGATCGGCACCGTGCTTGGGCTGATTGTCGGTTATGGGCTAAGTTGGGCTGGCGGTCACTATCAATTCATCAAGCTGGATGCGGCAGTGTATTCGATCGATTATCTGCCATTCGCGCCCAGGGTGGTGGACGCGCTGATCGTTGCGGGCGTGTCGCTAGGCGTCAGCTTGATTGCTACGCTATATCCAAGTGCGAGTGCAGCGCGCGTGCTGCCTGCGGAGGCTTTGCGCTATGAGTGA
- a CDS encoding carboxymuconolactone decarboxylase family protein, with protein sequence MSEPRLKYGQLAPEGLAKMTALEHYLNAESGLHKVLLDLLRLRVSAMNGCEYCIRLHTAELRKLLETGEQIDGLAEWRSSSAYTERERAALAWAEALTNIQDGHAPDAIYNEVRAHFSDVETVNLTLVITTINAWNRIAIALGSHSNRSEVTA encoded by the coding sequence ATGAGTGAACCACGGTTAAAGTACGGGCAGTTGGCACCGGAGGGGCTGGCGAAGATGACGGCGCTGGAGCACTACCTGAACGCTGAGAGCGGCCTCCATAAGGTCTTGTTGGACCTGCTGCGGCTTCGAGTGTCGGCCATGAATGGATGTGAATACTGCATTCGACTGCATACGGCGGAGCTGCGGAAGCTGCTTGAGACCGGCGAGCAGATTGATGGCCTGGCAGAATGGCGAAGCTCATCGGCTTACACCGAGCGGGAGCGAGCGGCGCTGGCCTGGGCCGAGGCCCTAACGAACATTCAGGATGGGCATGCGCCGGACGCGATTTACAACGAAGTTCGTGCTCACTTCAGCGATGTAGAGACCGTCAATCTGACGCTGGTGATTACAACTATCAATGCCTGGAACCGGATCGCGATCGCTCTTGGTTCCCACTCGAACCGCTCGGAAGTGACCGCTTGA
- a CDS encoding ABC transporter ATP-binding protein, with protein sequence MPLAAEHPVVLRAAGLTKTYSTGRGELELFRGLDLTIRQGEMVAIVGESGSGKSSLLHLLAALDTPSAGDVWCGQTRLSSFTKRQAAEFRNRDIGYVWQFHYLLPEFTALENVAMPLLARGTKRAEAMAAALVWLAEVGLGDRAEHRSGELSGGEQQRVSLARALVTQPKLLLADEPTGDLDGRTAEAVFGLIQRLHGAHGLTSVLVTHNVEFAERCDRLLRLRDGNLTEDPAR encoded by the coding sequence CTGCCGCTTGCGGCAGAGCACCCCGTGGTTCTGCGCGCCGCCGGGCTGACGAAGACCTACAGCACCGGGCGGGGTGAGTTGGAGCTGTTTCGAGGCCTTGATCTCACCATCCGCCAAGGCGAGATGGTCGCGATTGTTGGCGAGAGTGGCAGTGGTAAGAGTTCCCTGCTCCACCTGCTGGCGGCGCTCGATACGCCCAGTGCGGGCGATGTCTGGTGCGGGCAGACGCGACTTAGCTCCTTCACCAAACGGCAGGCGGCTGAATTCAGGAATCGCGATATCGGCTATGTCTGGCAGTTTCATTACCTGCTGCCGGAGTTTACCGCGCTTGAGAACGTCGCTATGCCGCTGCTGGCACGCGGCACGAAGCGGGCTGAGGCGATGGCGGCGGCGCTCGTCTGGCTGGCCGAGGTAGGGTTAGGCGATCGTGCCGAGCATCGTTCGGGCGAGCTGAGCGGCGGAGAGCAGCAGCGGGTGTCGCTGGCCCGGGCGCTGGTGACGCAGCCAAAGCTGCTGCTGGCCGATGAGCCGACCGGCGACCTCGACGGACGGACGGCCGAGGCGGTCTTCGGGCTCATCCAACGGCTGCATGGCGCTCACGGGCTGACAAGCGTCCTGGTTACCCACAACGTTGAGTTTGCCGAGCGCTGCGACCGGCTGCTCCGGTTGCGGGACGGAAATCTGACTGAGGATCCTGCTCGTTAA
- a CDS encoding ATP-dependent Clp protease ATP-binding subunit: MFERYTEKARRVIFFARYEASQFGSPYIETEHLLLGLLREDKALTNRFLRSHASVESIRKQIEGHTTIREKVSTSVDLPLSNECKRVLAYAAEEAERLSHKHIGTEHLLLGLLREEKCFAAEILTERGLRLPAIREELQRTTQEKAPSSSGSGKGQRGEQSMLAEFSRDLTQSAMDQQLDPLVGRDTEVDRVIQILCRRTKNNPVLIGEPGVGKTAIVEGLAQKIADGEVPSFLADKRVLALDLSLIVAGTKYRGQFEERLKTIMKELMENQNSIVFIDELHTLVGAGSAEGSLDAANILKPALSRGEIQCIGATTPAEYRKSIEKDRSLERRFQAVKVPPPNEEDAIKIIMGIKDKYEKFHAVSYTDEAINFSVTHSSRYIPDRFLPDKAIDLIDEAGARVKLRQTSLPEELTEVQKRIKFIVHRMENAIANHEFEKARFYSDEERKERENLRALRDKYHLDDSSAGIVTREDIEDVVSRWTGVPITSLKEEETQRLLRVEEELHKRVISQDKAISALSRAIRRSRAGLKNPARPIGSFLFLGPTGVGKTEMARTLAQFLFGSEKALIRFDMSEFMEKHSVSKLIGSPPGYVGYEEGGQLTERVKRNPYSVVLLDEIEKAHPDVFNLLLQVFEDGQLTDGLGNTVDYKNCIIIMTSNIGAKHLQKRQGLGFQSEKEDMVLDKMEELVRSEVKRTFNPEFLNRLDEIIIFTSLSDADLMQILELLVQQLNTNLVHKAITISVNDDAKKWILDKTVSDRTYGARPLRRALQRYIEDPLSEALIGGLLAVRPAFLEVYMQNNQLFYRPIASDGEEKVAGLALTAV, from the coding sequence ATGTTCGAACGCTACACGGAGAAAGCACGTCGCGTCATATTCTTTGCACGATATGAGGCTAGTCAGTTTGGGTCCCCTTACATTGAGACTGAGCACCTGCTGCTCGGCCTGCTTCGAGAAGATAAAGCGTTAACGAATCGCTTCCTCCGGTCGCATGCTTCGGTCGAGTCGATTCGCAAGCAGATTGAAGGACATACGACGATTCGGGAGAAGGTCTCGACCTCCGTCGACCTGCCCCTTTCGAACGAGTGCAAACGGGTACTTGCCTACGCAGCCGAAGAGGCCGAACGGCTTTCGCACAAACATATTGGCACTGAACATCTACTGCTTGGGCTGCTCCGCGAGGAGAAGTGCTTCGCTGCGGAGATCCTGACCGAGCGCGGTCTGCGGCTTCCGGCCATCCGCGAAGAGCTACAGCGAACGACGCAGGAGAAGGCACCGTCAAGCTCTGGCAGCGGCAAGGGACAGCGCGGCGAGCAAAGCATGCTGGCCGAGTTCTCTCGCGATCTGACGCAGTCAGCCATGGATCAGCAACTCGACCCGCTGGTTGGACGAGATACGGAAGTGGATCGCGTCATCCAGATTCTGTGCCGCCGCACGAAGAACAACCCTGTGCTGATCGGTGAGCCGGGCGTCGGTAAGACAGCCATCGTTGAGGGACTTGCCCAGAAGATTGCTGACGGAGAGGTGCCAAGCTTTCTGGCCGACAAGCGGGTTCTGGCGCTCGACCTTTCGCTCATCGTTGCGGGAACGAAGTATCGCGGGCAGTTCGAAGAGCGGCTGAAGACGATCATGAAGGAGTTGATGGAGAATCAGAACTCCATCGTCTTCATCGACGAGCTTCACACGTTGGTTGGCGCGGGATCGGCTGAGGGTTCGCTCGATGCTGCAAACATTCTGAAGCCGGCTCTCAGCCGTGGCGAGATTCAGTGCATTGGTGCGACGACTCCAGCGGAGTATCGCAAATCCATCGAGAAGGATCGTTCGCTCGAACGTCGCTTCCAGGCGGTCAAGGTTCCACCTCCCAACGAGGAGGATGCGATCAAGATCATCATGGGCATCAAGGACAAGTACGAGAAGTTCCACGCTGTCAGCTATACGGATGAGGCGATCAACTTCTCGGTCACCCATTCGAGCCGGTACATTCCTGATCGCTTCCTACCGGACAAGGCAATCGATCTGATCGACGAGGCTGGTGCGCGGGTGAAGTTGCGTCAGACTTCCCTTCCCGAGGAGTTGACCGAGGTTCAGAAGCGGATCAAGTTCATCGTTCACCGGATGGAGAATGCCATTGCGAACCATGAGTTCGAGAAGGCCCGTTTCTATTCTGACGAGGAGCGTAAAGAGCGCGAGAACCTCAGGGCGCTTCGAGACAAGTACCACCTTGATGATTCCTCGGCGGGTATCGTAACGCGCGAGGATATCGAGGATGTCGTCAGCCGCTGGACGGGCGTTCCGATCACGTCGCTCAAGGAAGAAGAGACGCAGCGCCTGCTTCGCGTGGAAGAAGAGCTGCACAAGCGCGTCATCTCGCAGGACAAGGCAATCTCCGCGTTGTCGCGGGCGATCCGCCGGTCGCGTGCAGGCCTGAAAAATCCGGCTCGTCCCATCGGCAGCTTCCTGTTCCTTGGACCGACCGGCGTAGGTAAGACGGAGATGGCGCGGACGCTGGCACAGTTCCTCTTCGGCAGCGAGAAGGCGCTCATCCGGTTCGACATGTCAGAGTTCATGGAGAAGCACTCCGTGAGCAAACTGATCGGCTCGCCTCCGGGCTACGTCGGCTACGAGGAGGGCGGTCAGCTCACCGAGCGCGTCAAGCGAAACCCCTACTCGGTCGTGCTGCTGGACGAGATCGAGAAGGCCCATCCGGATGTCTTCAACCTGCTGCTACAGGTCTTCGAAGACGGTCAGTTGACGGATGGACTCGGCAACACGGTCGACTACAAGAACTGCATCATCATCATGACCTCGAACATTGGAGCGAAGCACCTGCAGAAGCGGCAGGGGCTTGGCTTCCAGAGTGAGAAGGAAGACATGGTTCTCGACAAGATGGAAGAGCTTGTCCGGAGCGAAGTAAAGCGCACCTTTAATCCGGAGTTCCTGAACCGCCTGGACGAGATCATCATCTTTACGTCGCTGTCGGATGCGGACCTGATGCAGATCCTCGAACTGCTGGTGCAGCAGCTCAATACCAACCTGGTGCATAAGGCCATCACGATCTCGGTGAACGACGATGCCAAGAAGTGGATTCTCGATAAGACCGTTTCAGACCGCACGTATGGGGCCCGTCCTCTGCGTCGCGCGCTGCAGCGGTATATCGAAGATCCGCTGTCCGAGGCGTTGATCGGTGGCCTGCTCGCGGTACGACCGGCGTTCCTTGAGGTGTACATGCAGAACAACCAGCTGTTCTATCGGCCGATTGCGTCGGACGGCGAAGAGAAGGTCGCTGGCCTCGCACTTACGGCTGTCTAA